In the genome of Streptomyces lydicus, the window GCCCGCTTCGGCCGGGGTGCTCACCCTTCTCGACCGGCACGGCGAGATGCGGATGAGCCAGCTGGCCGAGCTGCTGGCCATCGACATGTCGGTGACCAGCCGGCATGTCGCCCATGCCGCCGAGCGCGGCTGGATCGAGCGGAAGCCCGATCCGGCGGACAAGCGGTCGCGGCTGCTGCGCCTGACCCCGAGCGGCACACAGCTCCTGGAGGAGCTCGCCGAGCGCTACACCGCAACCCTCGCCCGGTACCTGGACGACTGGACCGACACCGACGTCGGACACCTCACCGAATTGCTCGCCAGGCTCCGTACGAGCTTCGGCGACTGCCGCCCCCGGGCGCATCACGACTCCACCACCCGTACACCCGCAGGATGAAAAGGAACTACATGGCTACGACCACACCAGCCGGTGTGCGGGGCGGCCACGCCAGACACGGAGGCGGACACCACGCCGCCGACGGGGCCCCTATGACGCACCGTCAGATCATGGAGGCACTGTCCGGGCTGCTGCTCGGCATGTTCGTCGCCATTCTGTCGTCAACGATCGTCTCCAACGCGCTGCCCGAGA includes:
- a CDS encoding MarR family winged helix-turn-helix transcriptional regulator: MAAHSQYEELARQLSAIGAVKREMGRMLPQECPPASAGVLTLLDRHGEMRMSQLAELLAIDMSVTSRHVAHAAERGWIERKPDPADKRSRLLRLTPSGTQLLEELAERYTATLARYLDDWTDTDVGHLTELLARLRTSFGDCRPRAHHDSTTRTPAG